A single region of the Streptomyces sp. ITFR-16 genome encodes:
- a CDS encoding aldo/keto reductase, translating to MTSSTTPDSGITATGAPRPGGPGPLAGRTVSRIGYGAMQLERLRGDRGAALSLLRHAVEQGIDHIDTAQFYGDGFVNELIREALRPEDAVLVASKIGADPNHGGPIPIRPAQRPEELRASVEDNLSSLGLDRIPLVNLRRMDVPPGIPLGADQVVDLDDQLAEMTALRDAGKIGAIGLGNVTVEGLRRAAPAGIACVQNAYSLVARGDEELLGACAGAGIAWVPYFPLGGAFPGFPKVADEPAVISAAQSLGATPAQIGLAWLLHHAPNVLLIPGTADAAHLDANVAAGALSLDATTLAALDAVPSRSTDVALG from the coding sequence ATGACTTCCAGCACCACCCCTGACTCCGGGATCACGGCCACGGGGGCTCCGCGCCCCGGCGGCCCCGGACCGCTCGCCGGCCGCACCGTCTCCCGGATCGGATACGGCGCGATGCAACTGGAGCGACTGCGCGGCGACCGCGGCGCGGCCCTCTCACTGCTGCGTCACGCGGTCGAACAAGGCATCGACCACATCGACACCGCGCAGTTCTACGGCGACGGCTTCGTCAACGAACTCATCCGTGAGGCCCTGCGCCCCGAGGACGCCGTCCTCGTCGCCAGCAAGATCGGGGCCGACCCGAACCACGGCGGACCCATTCCGATCCGCCCCGCGCAACGCCCGGAGGAGCTGCGGGCGAGCGTCGAGGACAACCTCTCCAGCCTCGGCCTGGACCGGATCCCGCTGGTGAACCTTCGCCGCATGGACGTCCCGCCGGGCATCCCGCTGGGCGCGGACCAGGTGGTCGACCTCGACGACCAGCTCGCCGAGATGACCGCGCTGCGTGACGCGGGGAAGATCGGGGCCATCGGGCTGGGCAATGTGACCGTCGAGGGGCTTCGCCGCGCGGCCCCCGCAGGCATCGCCTGTGTGCAGAACGCCTACAGCCTCGTGGCGCGCGGGGACGAGGAACTGCTCGGGGCATGCGCCGGGGCCGGGATCGCGTGGGTGCCGTACTTCCCGCTCGGCGGCGCGTTCCCCGGGTTCCCGAAGGTGGCGGACGAGCCGGCGGTCATCTCTGCGGCACAGTCGCTCGGCGCCACGCCCGCACAGATCGGCCTCGCCTGGCTTCTGCACCACGCGCCGAACGTGCTGCTCATCCCCGGCACCGCGGACGCCGCCCACCTCGACGCGAACGTCGCCGCAGGCGCGCTCTCGCTGGATGCCACGACACTGGCGGCACTCGACGCCGTCCCTTCCCGCTCGACGGACGTCGCACTGGGCTGA